In Alkalihalobacillus sp. TS-13, the following are encoded in one genomic region:
- a CDS encoding DUF5667 domain-containing protein, translated as MIKKWIATISAASLLLFGAPPAAFANTDESTPAVDVSEETTNEEHTTEEETTPEQGTEEETTEEGTEEEAEEPSLLPGDFFYFVKTMIENVRLAVASDEYEEAKILAEIAANRIAEANALFAAGEEELAQETLEEALKAQEAAMEKAEDDGSSGEEAEEGTGEEGTEEETSTDEEVKEEESTEDQVTENEETTEEEGTEVEDGSEDDELQAKLSHNIDALLMALTHVKNPNAQASLMKNIQKAFAKLDKKIAKLEEHGDDLDQEEESEDTDVPEEEVAGEDAETEGTEEEKSEQAAVKQEKVKTPQLKEKKEKAAEKREKAQEKRGKGKQDRNDDQKDRGNSKQNKERGNKGKNDKDRNQGNEKGNGHGRN; from the coding sequence ATGATCAAAAAATGGATCGCAACGATCAGCGCAGCTTCACTTTTGCTTTTTGGAGCACCACCAGCTGCGTTTGCAAACACAGACGAGTCTACACCAGCAGTTGACGTGTCTGAGGAAACAACGAATGAAGAACACACAACTGAAGAAGAAACGACACCTGAACAAGGTACGGAGGAAGAAACCACTGAAGAGGGAACTGAAGAAGAGGCAGAAGAACCCTCTCTACTTCCTGGGGACTTTTTCTATTTTGTAAAAACGATGATCGAGAATGTACGTCTAGCGGTAGCTTCTGACGAATATGAAGAAGCGAAAATTTTAGCAGAGATTGCAGCAAACCGTATCGCTGAGGCGAATGCGCTCTTTGCAGCAGGTGAAGAGGAATTGGCACAAGAGACCCTTGAAGAAGCGTTGAAAGCGCAAGAAGCTGCAATGGAAAAAGCAGAGGACGACGGCTCTTCAGGAGAAGAAGCTGAGGAAGGTACAGGGGAAGAAGGAACTGAAGAAGAGACTTCTACGGATGAAGAAGTGAAGGAAGAAGAATCAACAGAAGATCAAGTCACAGAAAATGAGGAAACTACTGAAGAAGAAGGAACGGAAGTGGAAGATGGTTCCGAGGATGATGAACTCCAGGCAAAATTATCTCATAACATCGATGCTCTTCTAATGGCTCTGACACATGTGAAAAACCCGAATGCTCAAGCTTCTTTAATGAAAAACATCCAAAAGGCTTTTGCTAAACTTGATAAAAAGATTGCAAAACTAGAAGAGCATGGTGATGATCTCGATCAAGAGGAAGAGTCTGAAGATACAGATGTTCCAGAGGAAGAAGTAGCTGGTGAAGACGCTGAAACTGAAGGAACGGAAGAAGAAAAATCTGAACAAGCAGCAGTTAAACAAGAAAAAGTGAAAACTCCTCAATTAAAAGAAAAGAAAGAAAAAGCTGCTGAAAAACGTGAAAAAGCTCAAGAAAAACGCGGAAAAGGTAAGCAAGATCGTAACGATGACCAAAAAGATCGTGGAAACAGTAAGCAAAATAAAGAACGCGGAAACAAAGGTAAGAACGATAAAGACCGCAACCAGGGTAACGAAAAAGGAAACGGACACGGAAGAAACTAA
- a CDS encoding penicillin-binding transpeptidase domain-containing protein, with protein sequence MCKTVFILICIVFSLVGCSEKPKPETTFESYMKAWEEQDFAKMYSHLSENSKKQITEEQFAEVYKKNYEEIKMSNFKATYKLPKEEKKYEEEDKPTFDYTVKMDTLAGPLETSYQAELVHEKGEDNEKWVINWNPSMIIAGMQEGDTLSATTIKPERGEIFDVNGEGLAVNGVIQEVGLVPGWMKEDAEEVKEKLSELINVPVEKIDAELNQSWVKEDSFVPLGSVADDDREKIEAIRPLNGTKFMEKKARVYPLKQAAAHLTGYVGKVTADELEKKKEEGYTGNDIIGKTGLERAMEKELRGQHGGEIVIKSADGTTKDILVKNEPVDGKDFTLTIDSAVQSSLYHQMRKDAGSASAFNPTTGEVLALVSTPSYDPNEFVFGVSGERYNELLNHSSAPLRNRFSKTYAPGSTFKPITAAIGLETGAIDPAEKKSVPANNRWQKESWGDHYVTRVKSPLTQVNLQDALVRSDNIYFAKAILDIGGEAFLQESKRFGFDEKIPFPLGIEASQITNDGFASEGQLADTGYGQGQAEMSSLHLGLAYTPFITKGTMLKPVLFADEDKPQVWKENVISEDTANTIVNDLVQVFENPAGTANDVKLAEVKLAGKTGTAELKQSKDDKEGTENGWFVAWNTENPSLLVSMMIEDVKKRNGSHYVTPKVTKVFEDILGSE encoded by the coding sequence TTGTGTAAAACAGTATTCATTCTTATATGTATCGTTTTCAGTCTTGTCGGTTGCTCGGAAAAACCGAAGCCTGAAACGACATTCGAAAGTTACATGAAGGCCTGGGAAGAACAGGACTTTGCGAAAATGTATAGTCATTTATCGGAGAATTCGAAAAAGCAAATTACGGAAGAGCAATTTGCGGAAGTTTATAAAAAGAATTACGAAGAAATCAAGATGAGCAACTTCAAAGCTACATACAAATTGCCGAAGGAAGAAAAGAAATACGAGGAAGAGGATAAGCCGACCTTCGATTATACCGTAAAGATGGACACATTGGCAGGACCGCTCGAAACGTCCTACCAAGCTGAACTCGTTCATGAAAAAGGTGAAGATAACGAGAAGTGGGTGATCAACTGGAACCCTTCGATGATTATTGCTGGTATGCAAGAAGGGGATACGCTATCTGCAACCACCATCAAACCTGAGCGCGGTGAAATTTTTGACGTGAACGGGGAAGGGCTGGCGGTTAATGGGGTCATCCAGGAAGTTGGGCTTGTTCCAGGGTGGATGAAGGAAGATGCCGAAGAGGTAAAGGAAAAGCTTTCGGAATTGATTAATGTCCCGGTAGAAAAGATTGATGCTGAATTGAACCAATCCTGGGTAAAAGAGGATTCGTTTGTACCGCTTGGCTCGGTAGCGGATGATGACCGAGAGAAAATCGAAGCGATCCGTCCGCTGAACGGGACAAAGTTCATGGAGAAAAAAGCTCGTGTTTATCCGTTGAAGCAGGCTGCGGCACATTTGACGGGGTATGTCGGCAAAGTTACTGCAGATGAATTGGAGAAAAAGAAAGAAGAAGGATACACAGGGAATGACATCATCGGGAAAACTGGTCTTGAACGAGCGATGGAAAAAGAACTGAGAGGCCAGCACGGTGGTGAAATTGTAATCAAAAGTGCTGATGGTACGACAAAGGATATCCTGGTTAAAAACGAACCTGTTGACGGCAAGGATTTTACGTTGACGATTGATTCGGCGGTTCAGTCATCGCTTTATCATCAGATGAGGAAGGATGCGGGCTCAGCATCAGCGTTCAATCCGACAACCGGTGAAGTACTTGCCCTTGTCAGTACGCCATCGTATGACCCGAATGAATTTGTATTTGGGGTATCTGGAGAACGTTACAATGAATTATTGAATCATTCTTCGGCACCATTACGAAACCGATTCAGCAAGACATATGCGCCAGGCTCTACCTTCAAGCCGATTACTGCCGCGATCGGTCTCGAAACTGGTGCAATCGATCCGGCTGAGAAAAAGTCGGTCCCGGCTAACAACCGCTGGCAGAAGGAATCCTGGGGTGACCATTATGTAACGAGGGTAAAAAGCCCACTCACCCAGGTCAATCTACAGGACGCACTCGTACGTTCGGATAACATCTATTTTGCAAAAGCGATATTGGATATCGGCGGAGAGGCATTTTTACAAGAATCGAAGCGTTTCGGTTTCGATGAAAAGATTCCTTTCCCACTTGGAATCGAGGCTTCACAGATCACGAACGATGGTTTCGCAAGTGAAGGCCAGCTTGCAGATACAGGTTACGGGCAAGGGCAAGCGGAGATGAGCTCGCTTCATTTAGGGCTAGCCTACACACCATTCATTACAAAAGGAACAATGCTCAAACCGGTTCTTTTTGCGGATGAAGATAAACCGCAAGTCTGGAAAGAGAATGTGATCAGCGAGGATACGGCAAACACGATTGTGAATGACCTTGTTCAAGTATTTGAAAATCCCGCTGGAACGGCAAATGATGTGAAGCTTGCTGAGGTGAAACTTGCAGGTAAAACCGGTACGGCTGAACTGAAACAATCAAAGGATGATAAGGAAGGGACAGAAAACGGCTGGTTTGTCGCCTGGAACACCGAAAACCCATCGCTGCTCGTATCGATGATGATCGAAGACGTTAAAAAACGCAATGGAAGCCATTACGTTACGCCAAAAGTGACAAAAGTGTTCGAAGATATCCTCGGATCGGAATAG
- a CDS encoding DUF2569 domain-containing protein, with product MGSKHEGIAGWLILIVAGLLFVPIIRLYALYQSYVTVYDTPAWSMFTEPGNPMYHAWFAPTFFVGAAVDYGIVVLSVVALWLLFNRSPSFPKYMIYFLVGVTIYSIADGFVTSWIFSSLPISEEMLAYIKTQTYRQQIGSLVSCLVLVPYLLKSKRVKATFVNRTSFNQPLSGGGLSV from the coding sequence ATGGGATCTAAGCACGAAGGAATCGCTGGATGGTTGATTTTGATTGTTGCTGGTCTTCTGTTCGTCCCGATCATTCGTCTCTATGCCCTTTATCAAAGCTATGTGACGGTTTATGACACACCAGCCTGGAGCATGTTTACGGAACCAGGCAATCCGATGTATCACGCATGGTTTGCTCCAACCTTTTTCGTCGGGGCAGCCGTTGATTATGGGATTGTTGTTTTGTCGGTTGTCGCGTTGTGGCTGCTGTTCAATAGAAGTCCTTCTTTTCCGAAATACATGATTTATTTCTTAGTTGGCGTGACAATTTATTCGATTGCCGATGGATTCGTGACCAGCTGGATCTTCAGCTCACTTCCGATATCGGAAGAAATGCTTGCATACATCAAAACCCAAACCTATAGACAGCAGATCGGCTCATTGGTCTCATGCCTGGTTTTGGTCCCATACTTATTGAAATCAAAACGAGTCAAAGCAACCTTCGTGAACAGGACAAGCTTCAACCAACCCCTCTCCGGCGGCGGATTATCGGTGTGA
- a CDS encoding GNAT family N-acetyltransferase, with the protein MNEQLWTYVRGVMWDYESVPDNVEFVERPALLMYKTEGSSSILSNKIAKVKVETDKAFEQLIGEVGGFYQGKPYSWWIGPDSKPEDLILKVELAGLEYEDTYYGLVKAVDRWEKVELPYALRNVVDEDDIRQYVEVSANIWGYDDATEETLIRQRLAYLKAPDCRGGFLIVMDGDRAVGYAGYRFSSDGEAMYLSGTGVLPKYRGQGIYRALLSRRLELASSYGSNWIVTQARKGTSEPILRKLGFEELGKYEVYKRS; encoded by the coding sequence ATGAATGAGCAATTATGGACGTATGTCCGCGGGGTCATGTGGGATTATGAAAGTGTGCCGGACAATGTAGAATTTGTGGAGCGTCCGGCGTTATTGATGTACAAGACGGAAGGGTCCTCAAGCATTTTATCAAACAAGATTGCGAAGGTTAAAGTTGAGACTGATAAAGCGTTCGAGCAGTTGATTGGTGAAGTGGGGGGTTTTTATCAGGGTAAACCATACTCCTGGTGGATTGGTCCGGATTCTAAGCCTGAGGATTTGATTTTAAAAGTTGAATTGGCGGGACTTGAATATGAAGACACCTACTACGGCCTGGTGAAAGCCGTTGATCGATGGGAGAAGGTGGAGCTGCCTTATGCTTTACGGAATGTTGTGGATGAGGATGATATCCGTCAGTACGTTGAGGTGAGCGCTAACATCTGGGGATATGATGATGCCACGGAGGAAACGTTGATCCGTCAGAGGCTTGCGTATTTAAAAGCTCCTGATTGTCGCGGCGGCTTTTTGATCGTCATGGATGGGGATCGTGCGGTCGGCTATGCCGGATATCGCTTCAGCAGTGATGGCGAAGCAATGTATCTCTCGGGGACCGGCGTTTTACCGAAGTACCGTGGGCAAGGTATTTATCGTGCGCTTTTATCGAGACGGTTGGAGCTTGCAAGTTCATACGGAAGCAACTGGATCGTCACGCAAGCTAGGAAAGGCACCTCAGAACCGATTTTACGGAAGTTGGGTTTTGAGGAGCTCGGTAAATATGAGGTATATAAAAGAAGTTAA
- a CDS encoding acyltransferase, with protein MEKTLEKSKGKFFEEIHFLRAFACIGVVLVHLSASYYNQHDQTYNWLTFALNQLGRFGTPTFALISGFLLFHQVKAKGFDFHRFLKSRFTKIVMPFVIWSIFYLLIKVFVLKATLPTGSDFIESVLTGASFYHLYFMVIVIQFYFIFPLLQSIRTKRSWMIALVFSLITSAFFINLSHFMSVKEGLGAILSNRVFIFTWIFYFIFGGFLAYYWRSITKLITSQTKLVLLVVAVYILAIYEYKVMGSIPSNRMTNLINIPLLSMAVIGLFPVIQNRRILYKPLKLIGTLSMGIYLVHPLVLLFLNQILPHTAWATRGLPIMYVVVMLLSIGIVQAIRKLSFVQYIIPVPRMQNK; from the coding sequence GTGGAAAAAACACTTGAAAAGTCCAAAGGGAAGTTTTTCGAAGAGATTCATTTTTTGCGCGCGTTCGCTTGTATTGGTGTTGTGCTAGTACACCTTAGTGCAAGCTATTATAATCAACATGACCAGACATACAACTGGCTGACATTCGCGTTGAACCAGCTAGGTCGTTTTGGAACGCCGACATTCGCCTTAATAAGCGGTTTCTTATTGTTTCACCAGGTAAAAGCAAAAGGCTTTGACTTTCATAGATTTTTAAAATCACGATTCACAAAAATCGTCATGCCGTTTGTCATTTGGAGTATCTTTTACTTGCTGATCAAGGTTTTTGTATTGAAGGCGACCCTGCCAACGGGATCTGATTTCATTGAATCTGTCCTGACGGGTGCTTCGTTTTATCATTTATATTTCATGGTCATTGTCATCCAGTTCTATTTCATTTTTCCATTATTGCAGTCAATAAGGACAAAACGTTCATGGATGATCGCACTTGTTTTTTCATTGATAACCAGTGCATTCTTCATTAATTTATCTCATTTCATGTCCGTAAAAGAAGGACTCGGAGCAATCTTAAGTAACCGTGTATTCATCTTCACATGGATATTTTACTTCATATTTGGTGGCTTTTTAGCCTATTATTGGCGCTCGATCACAAAGCTTATCACCAGCCAGACGAAATTGGTGCTTTTGGTCGTTGCTGTCTATATTTTAGCGATTTACGAATATAAAGTAATGGGGTCGATCCCCTCGAATAGAATGACAAATCTGATCAATATACCGTTATTGAGTATGGCTGTCATCGGACTTTTTCCGGTCATACAAAACAGGCGGATCCTTTATAAACCGTTAAAACTGATCGGAACACTGTCAATGGGAATTTACCTCGTGCATCCATTAGTCCTCTTGTTTTTAAATCAAATTCTGCCTCACACGGCCTGGGCGACAAGAGGATTGCCAATCATGTATGTAGTGGTGATGCTGCTCTCGATCGGAATTGTCCAGGCGATCCGAAAATTATCATTTGTACAATATATCATTCCCGTTCCGCGCATGCAGAACAAATAA